The following DNA comes from Deltaproteobacteria bacterium HGW-Deltaproteobacteria-6.
AGAAGGCGAACTGGTCTTTACCAGTTTGACCAAAGAAGCGTTTCCGCTGGTCCGTTACCGTTCAGGCGATATCTCACGCTTGATTCCCGAACCCTGCCGTTGTGGCCGGACCCATATCCGGATGGAACGCGTACTCAAGCGTAGCGACGATATGCTGACGATTCGTGGCATCAATATCTATCCCTCACAGGTGGAAGCGATCCTGAAAGAGATCCAGGGCGTCGAACCGGACTATCAATTGATTATCGACAAAGTCGGAGCCCTGGACGCCGTCGAACTGCAGGTGGAAGTCAGCGATAAATTCTTCAGCGAATCGGGTGGCGTCAAGGAACTGCAGATCATTGAAAAAAGAATTGTGAAAGACATGAAGGATTATTTAAGCATATCTCCACGCGTCAAGCTGGTTGCCCCGCAAACCTTGAAGGAACAAGGCA
Coding sequences within:
- a CDS encoding phenylacetate--CoA ligase, which codes for EGELVFTSLTKEAFPLVRYRSGDISRLIPEPCRCGRTHIRMERVLKRSDDMLTIRGINIYPSQVEAILKEIQGVEPDYQLIIDKVGALDAVELQVEVSDKFFSESGGVKELQIIEKRIVKDMKDYLSISPRVKLVAPQTLKEQGRKVIDKRII